CTTCTGTCACACAAAAGACAGAGAGATGAGTTTCCTATATGCTTTCACAACAGCAAGTGAACAATCCATCAGAACTGCATACTTATTTCGAGGGATGCACTGTTTCTGGCCAGtgcaaataattattttgatgttatggctaatattaaaattctatattatctaaataaattgaaaataaacACTAAACAAACACTAatttatggaagaggattagggccaagcaacaataaaaaataaaaccatctcgagattaaagtagttaaattttgagaaaaaagtcgaaataaaatgttgagaataaactcgttaaattacgagaaaaaactcgttaaatttcaagaaaagtcaagataaaatgttgagaataaactcgttaaattacgagaaaaaaaccttgttaaatttcgagaaaaaagtcaagataaaatgttgagaataaagtcattaaattacgagaaaaaaaccttgttaaatttcgagaaaaaagtcaagataaaatgttgagaataaagtcattaaattacgagaaaaaaagttgttaaattacgagaataaagtcattaaattgagaaaaatgtcattaaatttcgagaaaaaaagtcgagataaaatgttgagaataaagtaattaaattacgagaaaaaactcgttaaatttcaagaaaaaagtcgagataaaatgttgacaataaactcataatttaatgagtttattctcaacattttatctcgacttttttctcgaatttaacaagttttttctcgtaatttaacgagtttattcttgtaatttaacgacttttttctcataatttaatgactttattctcaacattttatctcgacttttttctcgaatttaacaagttttttctcgtaatttaacgagtttattcttgtaatttaacgacttttttctcataatttaatgactttattctcaacattttatctcgacttttttctcgaaatttaacaagtttttttcttataatttaatgactttattctcaacattttatctcgaattttctctcgaaatttaacaagtttttttcttgtaatttaacaagtttattctcgtaatttaacaactttttctcataatttaattactttattctcaacattttatctcgactttctcAAAATtcaacgagttttttctcgtaatttaatgactttattctcaacactttatctcgacttttttcttgaaatttaacaactttaatcttgagatggttttattttttttattattgcttggccctaatcctcttccgtactaactttaaattctacaagtgaatttaaacattattgcaatgtacagtatgaaaaatggattcattttgaaatttgctaaagattaaatttagtgttattaaactattgtttttaaagtttaaatgaGTGTTAGATAATAGCAATggcaataaaatgtaaaaataagtgAAATGAGCTTGCACAATTAGGTATCCAATATCAGCTAAATTTATGCCAATAAAtttgaaaaattattaatatcagCCTGATaactgaaattggaccaatATATTATGCTTTTACTTAAATGGTGCTGAGAGTACAGCActtataaaattagcaaaaatatgTAATGATTTTTGCAAGTAATGTAAGTAAATATTCAATGAgaggtagggctgggcgatatatcgcatgcgattgtcacgcgcatttcgtcagtaaagccggttccctgattaccgctaaatcgccaacacctgctttcaaatggagcggcatttaatagacagagccgtagatcactgacaagccacgcaatatcgcgttcattatcacagatgaatcgccttcgataatgaacatgatattgcgtagcttgtcagtgatctacggctctgtctattaaatgccgctccatttgaaagcaggtgatggcgatttagcggtaatcagggaaccggctttactgacgaaatgcacgtgacaatcgcatgcaatatatcgcccagccctaatgagAGGGTGAGTATAAAGCTGCAGAGGCTGTCTATAATAACATAATAAGGCATGtatagcaattttttttttttacccctggGTCCTGCTCATGTGCCCAGTCCTGTAGTCTGAGCTCTAGTAGAGTGTCATAAACTCCCTCGGAAGAGAACGGATCCACCTCGATCATGTGTTCCAGGAACGCTCGCAGCTCTCTTGGGTTATTGGCGAAGACTGGGATGAACTCCTCTGAATTGGcctgtaaacatttttttttatataaaatgtcattttatgtaATGCTTAACTTGCTATGTTCTTCAGAATCTCAGATTATTTGAAGGTGCTATTGCTAATCTAAATAAATTACCTTGTTTTCCACAGGCCTGTCCAGACTGTCCCGGTCAGTTGAGTCTTTGCTGGGGTGGTAGTCAGTGCAGAGGCGCTTTAAGAGGATGGTGGTGCTCTCAGGCACATGGTGCATTAGTGTTTTACCGTAACGCTTCATATTACTCTCCGCCTGATCAAAAGGCAACCTTCCAATGTAGCGCAAAGCCTCCTGataattctaaaaatgcaaGAACAAGGCAGGGCTTTAGATATGTGTCATAATTCATTTCATAGCATAAAAATGTTGTATTCACCTTCAAATCCTCTAGCTGGATCTTCAGATACCATTCATGGTGCATGTGTCTCTCTGCCAGAAACACGGCGTGACTGTGATAACCAGCCTGACGTAACACCTTGATGGCGATTTCAACATCGAAATGCACCTCACTTTCATTGCTCTACATTCAGACGGGGGATGCAGAGTATAAAAAGCACTGTTAGTGGTCAAGTCTTCATTTAAAAAGCCTAACTGAACATAAATCATTTTCTACAGACCTTTATGAACTCTTCCAGCTTGGAGCTGTCCTTCAGTTTGGTGTAACAGTTCAGCAGTAGAGTAGTGTGGTCAGCGTTGGCCAGGGACTGCCTGTGGAGGGCCTGTAGGTACGCTGTCAGGTTATGTATCCTCTGCGCATCCAAAAACTTACGAATTACATACGAGGGTTCGAGCTTCCCAATGGTGCTGAGAGAGACAGAAGGTCAGGATGTAGCCATTACTTGTTTGATTTGAGAAACTATTTTCTTATTTACCgttttaaatgaaatgtgcgAGTAGAAATCTCAACTGCACACCTACCGAATGTACTGTTGAATGGCTCCATCATGATCCCCTTTGGTATAGAGATGGTCGCCATAATGTCTGAATATCTCAGACAGACCATCATTGTCCAGGTGTTGACTTTTAGCCAAGTTAATGGCCATCACAAACAGGTTCTTCTTAAACAGCatctaagtaacacaattaagattatattatgaataaatatttatCATAAAGGACAATATTATGGACAATAATAATTGTGAATAATATTGAATTGCCAATAATAATCACATTACTATAGTTGTGAACTGTACATTTAGTACCCTCCCCAAACTTTTGTATGGTagtatatataacattttacttCAGGtaacaaaaaagttttatttcctTTAATGATAATAACACTGTACTAACCTCTAGCTTGGTCTGTGTGTCTTTTTCTTGCAGCATATACATCGTTTTATCCCTTGTCAGGACATAGAACGACCCCCATTCTGCCAGAACGTCAATGACATCATCAAACGCCGCACTGTAAGCGATGAACTTGTTGTCCAAGTCGTAAATGGTCAGGATGTGCTTTTCTGTAGGGGATGTCTGTCTGCTACCATAATCAGATCTGTACAAATGAAATTCAATAATATGAATgcatataaaagtaaaaatcttaaagcaaaaaaaataataataataggcaaTCCATGCAATACAAATGAGTCTTACTTGCTAGGTGACTTGTTATTGTGTGTGAGCAGCAGGAGATATCCTCTGTGCCACTGAGTTAGAAGCTTGTGCCCATCGAAAGCGAAGCAGGGTCCTCTCTCATCAGGCTGGTACAAATACACGCAGTCATCTCCAGCCACTATGAACTGGGAGTCCTGCGAGGGGTCTGTGAGCGCCGAGCAGCGCAGGGCGCAGCCGTGCGTGTCCAGGTCTACACGAGGGTACTCTTTCACTGACAACGTGTAACACTGTCAACGTAAGAATATGTTCAGTTCTGTATAATTTTCATCTGGTTTCATTACAAAGGCAGGATAATCACACAGACGTACCTGCACTTTTTCTAAAGTGGCGACAAACAGGTGTGTGACTTTGCCAGCCTGTCGGAAAGCCAGGCCTGTGATTGGACAGTTGCCCTCATGGAGGCTGAGAGTTTTACTGTGTCTGTCTCTGGTGATGTCACCCTTTGTCAGCACAACACTGCCATCTGTAAAACCTGAGCATTCAACATAGATGTTAAAAGCAACATAAAATCTAATTTGGTATTTGGGTAGTAACATCCACTTttcatgatccaatcaattaTTGTTGGATCAACTCTCTACCTACACTTTTTCCATAATAAATGTTCTGTTTCACTCTGAAATGCATCATATTACAGAAAGAAATGGGTTACTAATGCCATTCAGTGTTAACTTTAATCACTGAAATGATTCACATATTCAAAAGGATTTCaagttatatttatgtattttttaaaaaataaataaataaacaaattgtaaatattattaattagtaaacatttttttacttttgcaacattaaagggttagttcacccaaaaatgctgtcatttattacttaccctcatgtcgttccacacccgtaagaccttcgttaatcttcagaacacaaattaagatattttagttgaaatccgatgactcagtgaggcctgcatagggagcaatgacatttcctctctcaagatctattaatgtactaaaaacatatagagtggttcaatattaataatataaagcgacgagaatatttttggtgcaccaaaaaaacccaaaataatgacttatatagtgatggccgatttcaaaacactgctttatgaagattcggagcataatgaatcagtgtgtcgaatcagctgttaggagcgccagagtcacgtgatttcagcaggtTGGCGGTTTGACgcgcaatccgaatcatgattcgatacactgattcattgtgctccgaagcttcctgaagcagtgttttgaaatcagccatcactatataaatcgttattttggttttttagcgcaccaaaaatattctcgttgctttataatattaatattgaaccactgtactcacatgaactgatttagatgtgtttttagtatttttttgagatcttgagagaggaaatgtcattgctggctatggaggcctcactgagccattggatttcaactaaaatatcttaatttgtgttccgaagattaacgaaggtcttacgggtgtggaacggcatgagggtgagtaataaatgacagaattttcatttttgggtgaactacccctttaaagtgcagtgatcattttttattattttttttttattagcattTTGGGGGGACTTTAGATTTTGATTTTTACTGTCAGTTTTGCCCTGAGCCCCAAATAATTTCTGGCCCTTTTAAAGAAACAGGGACTAACAATTGTGatggtgttattttagtatcactgagatactattatagtttttattaatatttagattttttttttatttttatattttccattttcattttaatctgttaaagttttaataattttgttgttttgtcattttttttatgtctatatagtttgttttttatttcagttttagttattttacgacatcaagttaaactaaatgaaaataagaaattattatctttttatttcaagtaatgaatttttttatttattttttatttttttaaatagttttacttttaatattcaacaatattattgatccgACTGTACTGACACTGTTGTATGAGAAtggaactgagctggatgatgatgatataattttttgcagaactgctttatagatgaaattaactaatttaataattgatgctCTTTACAATGGAATTAAATCAaaactgaactgacttcagctgaacaacagcCGCAATGCataattttcctgttatcactgtaaagccgctttgaaacaatctgtgtAGTATAAAGCgcaatataaataaaggtgacttgacttttagttaactataataataataacactgatttatgaattaaaaactcCTACCTATAGCCATGAAATTAAGATTTTCATGTACACTGAGACAAGACACTTCAGTGGGTTTGTTTCCAGGTATGGCGGGGAATATCCGGGTACACAGAGGACTGCCACTGTCCTTCTTATCAAGATTCCACACCTTCACCTGATGGGCAGACACATGCATGTATACACTCTCTAAATCAGCTTACATTTCtaaagcacacacacatcagcaGCACTTGCATTGACATGTAGCTTCAGCAGACAGCTGTCGTGAATCTTACCAGAGGATTGATGCCATGCTCATCCTGACCCACTGACACAAGGATGTTGTGTTGTTTCAGCTGGTACAGGTGTGTCACGCGCAGCTTGTAAGCCTGAAAGCTGGATAGCTGCAGGGAGCGGGTCAAAAACCAGATCTGTCCATCCATATGTGCATTACATGAGTTAAAGAAGACACTCACATATCATATACCTGAAATCGCTATTATAACCATCTAGAAAGTACTGAATGTTGgacttattaataaattcaaGGAAGCACGTACGTCTAGCATATGCAGTTATCCATTTTACAAAGCAGGCTTTCTGCAGCCTAAATTATACGATGAGTGATTCGactataattattatacacttGGTATTATTGTTTAACAGTGTCATCATTGCTAGCTAGCCACAAGCATGACTTCAGCATTGTAAGGATATCTCCAAGCACAATATGTCCTCGACCTGAATCACAGGCTGATATACCCATCGGTAGTTGAAAATTTTTCCCATTTTCGCTCGGATCTTTCACCGTTTCTTTATCGAAAAACACAAATCGTCTCCACTGTAAGAACGCTGCCATTTTCCAAGCAGTACTTGTTTAGCAAAATCATGTGACTCACATCAGGATCATGTGACTACTGTCAGGAATTTTAGTCGCATTATTTTAAGGTTTgacaccatagactgtaaaagtttgacacacacaacaatccaTAAATCaccttgatttaaaaaaattgaaatgtaaataaataatttatgctttttaaaaaacaattttagTCGCATTATTTTAAGGTTTGACACACACAAGCCATAAATCAGCTTgatttagaaaatttaaaatataaataaataatttatgctttttaaaaaacaattttagTCGCATTATTTTAAGGTTTGACACACACAACAAGCCATAAATCAGCTTGatttagaaaatgtaaaatataaataaataatttatgctttttaaaaaacaattttagTCGCATTATTTTAAGCTTTGACACACACAACAAGCCATACAGCTTGATTtggaaaatttaaaatgtaaataaataatttatgcttttaaaaaaaacaattttagtCGCATTATTTTAAGCTTTGACACACACAACAAGCCATACAGCTTGATTtggaaaatttaaaatgtaaataaataatttatgctttttaaaaaacaattttagTCGCATTATTTTAAGGTTTGACACACAACAAGCCATAAATCAGCTTGAgttagaaaattaaaaatgtaaataaataatttatgctttttaaaaacCAAAGTACACACCAAACAGAAAGTcggaaatattttatttaaatgtgcaCTTTTGAAAGTTAGAATAGAATGACCCAAAGACATAATACAACAAAAAGTTAACAAGCGATACACGAACATTCACGAGCCGTTCTTTTGATTCGGATCTTTTCAGTGATTCGTGAACAAATCCGGTTCTTGAGTCAACAAAGCACTGAACAGGTTTAACAATTCATCTCGCTGAAACGAGAACCGTCTCTTTCTTATAACAATGGGGCGCAAAGTCAATTTCCTGTAAATATCAGATATgttaaaagcaaaacaaaacgcGCAGACGAAGCAGAGATGGTTTAATAcatgtcatttattttttacct
This genomic stretch from Megalobrama amblycephala isolate DHTTF-2021 linkage group LG2, ASM1881202v1, whole genome shotgun sequence harbors:
- the vps11 gene encoding vacuolar protein sorting-associated protein 11 homolog is translated as MAAFLQWRRFVFFDKETVKDPSENGKNFQLPMGISACDSGRGHIVLGDMDGQIWFLTRSLQLSSFQAYKLRVTHLYQLKQHNILVSVGQDEHGINPLVKVWNLDKKDSGSPLCTRIFPAIPGNKPTEVSCLSVHENLNFMAIGFTDGSVVLTKGDITRDRHSKTLSLHEGNCPITGLAFRQAGKVTHLFVATLEKVQCYTLSVKEYPRVDLDTHGCALRCSALTDPSQDSQFIVAGDDCVYLYQPDERGPCFAFDGHKLLTQWHRGYLLLLTHNNKSPSKSDYGSRQTSPTEKHILTIYDLDNKFIAYSAAFDDVIDVLAEWGSFYVLTRDKTMYMLQEKDTQTKLEMLFKKNLFVMAINLAKSQHLDNDGLSEIFRHYGDHLYTKGDHDGAIQQYIRTIGKLEPSYVIRKFLDAQRIHNLTAYLQALHRQSLANADHTTLLLNCYTKLKDSSKLEEFIKSNESEVHFDVEIAIKVLRQAGYHSHAVFLAERHMHHEWYLKIQLEDLKNYQEALRYIGRLPFDQAESNMKRYGKTLMHHVPESTTILLKRLCTDYHPSKDSTDRDSLDRPVENKANSEEFIPVFANNPRELRAFLEHMIEVDPFSSEGVYDTLLELRLQDWAHEQDPGKKKVLQEAALSLLRSDNTVFDKALVLCQMHNFKEGVLYLYEKGKLYQQIMHYHMQNEEYGKVVEACKRYGDNEVCLWEQALGYFARKEENCKAYISEVLQHIDENNLMPPLLVVQTLAHNSTASLSVIKDYLINKLERETQQIEEDERKIQQYREETTHLRAEIQELKTCAKIFQKTKCSMCNSPLELPSVHFLCGHSFHQHCLESFAESEAECPTCTPENRKVMDMLRAQDQKRDLHDHFHRQLKCSNDGFSVIADYFGRGVFNKLTLITDPPGGKSAAGNLDAEFNRDLLINTKRNV